In the Streptomyces sp. f51 genome, one interval contains:
- a CDS encoding ABC-F family ATP-binding cassette domain-containing protein, with protein sequence MAVNLVNVESVSKVYGTRALLDGVSLGVSEGDRIGVVGRNGDGKTTLIRMLAKLEEADTGRVTHSGGLHLGVLTQHDSLDPKATVRHEVIRDMADHEWAGNAKIRDVLTGLFGGLDLPGFPQGLDTVIGPLSGGERRRIALAKLLIEEQDLIILDEPTNHLDVEGIAWLAQHLRERRSALVCVTHDRWFLDQVCTRMWDVQKGAVYEYEGGYTDYVFARAERERIAATEEVKRQNLVRKELAWLRRGAPARTSKPRFRVEAANELIADVPPPRDKSELMRFANSRLGKTVFELEDVTVQAGPKVLLKHLTWQLGPGDRVGLVGVNGAGKTSLLRALAEAARTEGEQQPVAGRIVTGKTVKLAYLSQEVGELDPNWRVLQAVQAVRDRVDLGKGREMTAGQLCETFGFNKEKQWTPVGDLSGGERRRLQILRLLMDEPNVLFLDEPTNDLDIETLTQLEDLLDGWPGSMIVISHDRFFIERTTDNVFALLGDGALRMLPRGIDEYLERRRKIEEVAAATVLAAAPAPVKAASAADARAAKKELQKIERQLDKVSEKETKLHAQIADNATDFGKVAQLDAELRALAGEREDLEMRWLELAEDA encoded by the coding sequence ATGGCCGTCAACCTGGTCAATGTCGAGTCCGTCAGCAAGGTGTACGGCACCCGTGCACTGCTCGACGGAGTCTCCCTGGGCGTCAGCGAGGGCGACCGCATCGGCGTCGTCGGCCGCAACGGCGACGGCAAGACCACCCTGATCCGCATGCTCGCCAAGCTGGAGGAGGCGGACACCGGCCGGGTCACCCACTCCGGCGGCCTGCACCTGGGCGTGCTCACCCAGCACGACTCCCTCGACCCCAAGGCCACCGTGCGCCACGAGGTCATCCGCGACATGGCCGACCACGAGTGGGCGGGCAACGCCAAGATCAGGGACGTACTGACGGGCCTGTTCGGCGGTCTCGACCTGCCCGGGTTCCCGCAGGGCCTCGACACCGTGATCGGCCCGCTCTCCGGTGGCGAGCGCCGCCGTATCGCGCTGGCGAAGCTGCTCATCGAGGAGCAGGACCTGATCATCCTCGACGAGCCCACCAACCACCTGGACGTCGAGGGCATCGCCTGGCTCGCCCAGCACCTGCGCGAACGCCGTTCCGCGCTCGTCTGCGTGACGCACGACCGCTGGTTCCTCGACCAGGTCTGCACCCGCATGTGGGACGTCCAGAAGGGCGCGGTCTACGAGTACGAGGGCGGCTACACCGACTACGTGTTCGCCCGGGCCGAGCGGGAGCGCATCGCCGCGACCGAGGAGGTCAAGCGGCAGAACCTGGTCCGCAAGGAGCTGGCCTGGCTGCGCCGCGGCGCGCCCGCCCGCACCTCCAAGCCGCGCTTCCGCGTCGAGGCCGCCAACGAACTGATCGCCGACGTCCCGCCGCCGCGCGACAAGAGCGAGCTGATGCGGTTCGCCAACTCCCGGCTCGGCAAGACCGTCTTCGAGCTGGAGGACGTGACCGTCCAGGCCGGACCCAAGGTCCTGCTCAAGCACCTGACCTGGCAGCTGGGCCCCGGTGACCGCGTCGGCCTGGTGGGCGTGAACGGTGCGGGCAAGACCTCCCTGCTGCGGGCCCTCGCCGAGGCCGCCCGCACCGAGGGCGAGCAGCAGCCCGTCGCCGGCCGGATCGTCACCGGCAAGACCGTCAAGCTCGCCTACCTCTCCCAGGAGGTCGGCGAACTCGACCCGAACTGGCGTGTGCTCCAGGCTGTCCAGGCCGTGCGTGACCGGGTCGACCTCGGCAAGGGCCGCGAGATGACCGCGGGGCAGCTCTGCGAGACGTTCGGCTTCAACAAGGAGAAGCAGTGGACGCCGGTCGGGGACCTCAGCGGCGGTGAGCGGCGCCGGCTCCAGATCCTGCGCCTGCTGATGGACGAGCCCAACGTCCTCTTCCTCGACGAGCCGACGAACGACCTCGACATCGAGACCCTCACCCAGCTGGAGGACCTCCTCGACGGCTGGCCCGGCTCCATGATCGTGATCTCCCACGACCGCTTCTTCATCGAGCGCACCACGGACAACGTGTTCGCGCTCCTGGGCGACGGCGCCCTGCGGATGCTCCCGCGCGGTATCGACGAGTACCTGGAGCGGCGCCGGAAGATCGAGGAGGTGGCCGCGGCCACCGTGCTCGCCGCCGCCCCCGCCCCGGTCAAGGCCGCGTCGGCCGCCGACGCCCGTGCCGCGAAGAAGGAACTCCAGAAGATCGAGCGCCAGCTGGACAAGGTCTCCGAGAAGGAGACCAAGCTGCACGCCCAGATCGCCGACAACGCCACCGACTTCGGGAAGGTCGCCCAACTCGACGCGGAACTGCGGGCGTTGGCGGGGGAGCGCGAGGACCTGGAGATGCGCTGGCTGGAGCTGGCCGAAGACGCGTGA
- a CDS encoding 4-(cytidine 5'-diphospho)-2-C-methyl-D-erythritol kinase, with protein sequence MTETVTVRVPAKVNVQLAVGGARPDGFHDLANVFLAVGLYDEVTVTPADELRVTCAGPDAAQVPLDRTNLAARAALELARRYGIDPAVHLHIAKDIPVAGGMAGGSADGAGALLACDTLWGTNASREELLDICAGLGSDVPFSLVGGAALGTGRGERLRPLEVGGTFHWVFAMAERGLSTPAVFREFDRMNEGVRVPEPVASQDLLDALAKGDAGALARTVTNDLQPAALSLFPALADTLAAGEAAGALAALVSGSGPTTAHLAPDAETADAIGRVLLDSGTCRAVRVTRSPAPGATVLG encoded by the coding sequence GTGACGGAGACGGTGACGGTACGCGTCCCTGCCAAGGTCAACGTCCAGCTCGCGGTCGGCGGCGCACGCCCCGACGGCTTCCACGACCTGGCCAACGTGTTCCTCGCGGTCGGCCTGTACGACGAGGTGACGGTCACCCCGGCCGACGAACTGCGCGTCACCTGCGCGGGCCCCGACGCCGCCCAGGTGCCCCTCGACCGCACGAACCTCGCGGCCCGCGCCGCCCTGGAACTCGCCCGCCGGTACGGCATCGACCCCGCCGTCCACCTCCACATCGCCAAGGACATCCCCGTCGCGGGCGGCATGGCCGGGGGCAGCGCGGACGGAGCCGGCGCGCTGCTCGCCTGCGACACCCTGTGGGGCACGAACGCCTCGCGCGAGGAACTCCTGGACATCTGCGCCGGGCTGGGCAGCGACGTGCCGTTCTCCCTGGTGGGCGGGGCGGCGCTCGGCACCGGACGGGGTGAGCGGCTGCGTCCGCTGGAGGTCGGCGGGACCTTCCACTGGGTGTTCGCGATGGCCGAGCGAGGTCTGTCGACCCCGGCGGTCTTCCGCGAGTTCGACCGGATGAACGAGGGCGTGCGCGTCCCGGAGCCGGTCGCCTCGCAGGACCTGCTCGACGCGCTGGCCAAGGGGGACGCGGGAGCTCTCGCGCGGACCGTCACCAACGACCTCCAGCCCGCGGCCCTCTCCCTCTTCCCCGCCCTCGCCGACACCCTCGCCGCGGGCGAGGCGGCCGGCGCGCTCGCCGCGCTCGTCTCCGGATCGGGCCCGACCACGGCCCACCTCGCGCCCGACGCGGAGACCGCGGACGCCATCGGCCGGGTGCTCCTGGACTCCGGCACCTGCCGGGCGGTCCGGGTCACGCGGTCCCCGGCGCCCGGGGCCACCGTGCTCGGCTGA
- a CDS encoding PQQ-binding-like beta-propeller repeat protein: MSQPPSQPPQGGFGAPQDQPPTGGADATQDPRSQGGFGAPQAVPQGTPPGTGPQGTPPPPAQPPQAPAPQNTPPTGPPQPGYGYPQQPGPYAQPGPYGQPQQPGPYIQPQQPGPYGQPQQPGPYGYPQQQPGYGYPAQAPYPGAPGAPGVPQPGGPGGGSKNPFKGKPALVIAAAVAGLLVVGGTVWAVTGAGGDKKPVARHSPSGGPSASAPASPAPANPGDGSGDGGQENDDLNAGRKAGEAKVLWYKSAPDAPGSGADAPGMWITGKTAVKAAYKQLFAFNVGDGKPTWPALTFPQKICAATPQKTADDKIFIAYMSGPDSGAKCNQLQQVDLNTGAKGWSGKVADGTLFDSTISIDLSLTGKTLTVGRSMSGTGYDVASGKKLWDKRKYGAGCYPAGFAGGAKLLAVSSCGAGSSTEHDEVQELDPATGKARWTTKIPKGWRVGRAYSVDPVVLYLTNDAKKTVNITALKDDGRLRSQLKSDDGFAPECGFAILDRDLTGCFGAVADAGTLYLPTEAKTGPNEIVAFDLATGKEKWRVKSPADATMMPMKTDGTHLVAYVEASYDGGGRVVSIPTGGGSHTPVKLLQNPAGTASIESGFYSKAVDYVDGRFYISTTRLTGNDQAKEKLMLAYGK; the protein is encoded by the coding sequence ATGAGTCAGCCGCCGAGTCAGCCGCCGCAGGGCGGATTCGGAGCACCGCAGGACCAGCCGCCGACGGGCGGTGCCGACGCCACGCAGGACCCGCGGTCCCAGGGCGGCTTCGGCGCGCCGCAGGCGGTGCCGCAGGGCACACCGCCGGGCACCGGCCCGCAGGGCACGCCCCCTCCTCCCGCGCAGCCGCCCCAGGCGCCCGCGCCGCAGAACACCCCGCCCACGGGCCCCCCGCAGCCCGGCTACGGATACCCGCAACAGCCCGGCCCCTACGCCCAGCCGGGCCCGTACGGACAGCCGCAGCAGCCGGGTCCCTACATACAGCCGCAGCAGCCGGGTCCCTACGGGCAGCCGCAGCAGCCCGGTCCCTACGGTTACCCGCAGCAGCAGCCGGGCTACGGCTATCCGGCCCAGGCGCCCTACCCGGGCGCGCCCGGTGCGCCCGGCGTCCCGCAGCCCGGCGGCCCCGGCGGCGGCTCGAAGAACCCCTTCAAGGGAAAGCCCGCGCTCGTGATCGCCGCGGCGGTGGCCGGCCTGCTCGTCGTCGGCGGAACCGTCTGGGCCGTCACCGGCGCGGGCGGCGACAAGAAGCCCGTCGCGCGGCACAGCCCGAGCGGCGGCCCTTCCGCGTCCGCGCCCGCCTCGCCCGCCCCGGCCAACCCCGGTGACGGCAGCGGCGACGGAGGCCAGGAGAACGACGACCTGAACGCCGGCCGCAAGGCGGGAGAGGCGAAGGTCCTCTGGTACAAGTCCGCGCCGGACGCGCCCGGTTCGGGAGCCGACGCCCCGGGCATGTGGATCACGGGCAAGACGGCCGTGAAGGCCGCGTACAAGCAGCTCTTCGCCTTCAACGTCGGTGACGGCAAGCCGACGTGGCCCGCGCTGACCTTCCCGCAGAAGATCTGTGCGGCGACCCCGCAGAAGACGGCCGACGACAAGATCTTCATCGCCTACATGAGCGGCCCCGACAGCGGCGCCAAGTGCAACCAGCTCCAGCAGGTCGACCTGAACACCGGCGCCAAGGGCTGGAGCGGGAAGGTCGCGGACGGCACCCTGTTCGACAGCACGATCTCGATCGACCTGTCCCTCACCGGCAAGACGCTGACGGTCGGACGCTCGATGTCGGGGACGGGGTACGACGTCGCCTCCGGCAAGAAGCTGTGGGACAAGCGGAAGTACGGCGCCGGCTGCTACCCGGCGGGCTTCGCGGGCGGCGCCAAGCTGCTGGCCGTCTCGTCCTGCGGGGCCGGCAGCTCCACCGAGCACGACGAGGTGCAGGAGCTGGACCCGGCCACCGGCAAGGCCCGGTGGACGACGAAGATCCCCAAGGGCTGGCGGGTCGGCCGCGCCTACTCCGTGGACCCGGTCGTGCTCTACCTGACCAACGACGCGAAGAAGACGGTGAACATCACCGCCCTGAAGGACGACGGCCGTCTGCGCTCGCAGCTCAAGAGCGACGACGGCTTCGCGCCCGAGTGCGGCTTCGCGATCCTCGACCGCGACCTGACGGGCTGCTTCGGCGCCGTCGCCGACGCCGGCACGCTCTATCTGCCGACCGAGGCCAAGACCGGCCCCAACGAGATCGTCGCGTTCGACCTCGCGACCGGCAAGGAGAAGTGGCGCGTCAAGTCTCCGGCGGACGCGACGATGATGCCGATGAAGACGGACGGCACCCACCTCGTCGCGTACGTCGAGGCGTCGTACGACGGCGGTGGCCGCGTCGTGTCGATCCCGACCGGCGGCGGCTCCCACACCCCCGTGAAGCTGCTCCAGAACCCGGCGGGCACCGCGAGCATCGAGTCCGGTTTCTACTCGAAGGCCGTCGACTACGTGGACGGGCGCTTCTACATCTCCACCACCCGCCTGACGGGCAATGACCAGGCGAAGGAGAAGCTGATGCTGGCCTACGGCAAGTGA
- a CDS encoding PQQ-binding-like beta-propeller repeat protein — MSQPPPPPNEPPKGFGAPQDPAANPQPNPDGEAPAPDAPQPPAPQPPAPQGFGAPQPPAPQGFGAPQDPPPAFGAPPQDSAPGGFGPPTPPPAAAGPGYGYPQAPPPAAGPGYGYPQTAPPAGPQQPYGYPQTPPPGQPGYGYPGQPAAYGYPQPPTMPMQPQPPQGGGGRKLNSQLLIIVAAVVAVALIVGGGVLYAHRSTSDTPAAKGTSGGKGDDKGGEKKGSNGKEKVPASTASSLLFQIPAPPVPKGVTSVVTAGSWLTDKVYAKTGNAEINGYDPATGAKTWTIKLPGPVCQASRHATDSDRSAIIYEPAMPTKAQPSHGCTQLAALDLDAGVKLWTRTVKSGDQQINLDNVTISGNTVAAGSTGGGGAFDISTGKALWAPKTGDSCYDSGYGGGAKLVAVRKCGEYGSTRQLHIQTIDPKSGKVISDYKMSPGIEYASVVSTDPLVVAADVGDSAGDGSGISDFFSVDNKTGTLRSKISAPGKTYAARCDGITRIEYCSGLAVGNDRLYIPTEEHDGSGDYSRTNEIVAFDLATGKQTGQRADAGDGYTITPLRMDGTNVLAYKRPPYDKGGQIVTIDGTSFKETKLMENPATQSTRDAESSMLPDYAEILYGGGRLFMSQVYANKPTSATDKAYLAIAFGTK, encoded by the coding sequence ATGAGTCAGCCGCCCCCGCCGCCGAACGAGCCCCCGAAGGGCTTCGGCGCCCCGCAGGACCCCGCCGCGAACCCCCAGCCGAACCCGGACGGGGAGGCCCCCGCTCCGGACGCCCCGCAGCCCCCGGCTCCGCAGCCCCCGGCTCCGCAGGGATTCGGCGCCCCGCAGCCCCCGGCCCCGCAGGGCTTCGGTGCTCCGCAGGACCCGCCGCCGGCCTTCGGTGCCCCGCCGCAGGACTCGGCCCCGGGCGGGTTCGGTCCGCCGACGCCTCCGCCCGCCGCCGCGGGCCCCGGCTACGGCTATCCGCAGGCGCCGCCGCCCGCGGCAGGACCGGGCTACGGCTACCCCCAGACGGCCCCGCCCGCGGGCCCGCAGCAGCCCTACGGTTATCCGCAGACGCCGCCCCCGGGCCAGCCGGGCTACGGCTACCCGGGCCAGCCGGCCGCGTACGGCTATCCGCAGCCGCCGACCATGCCGATGCAGCCGCAGCCCCCGCAGGGAGGCGGCGGCCGCAAGCTCAACAGCCAGCTGCTCATCATCGTGGCGGCCGTGGTGGCCGTCGCGCTGATCGTCGGCGGCGGTGTCCTGTACGCGCACCGGTCCACGAGCGACACGCCCGCCGCCAAGGGGACCAGCGGCGGCAAGGGCGACGACAAGGGCGGTGAGAAGAAGGGCAGCAACGGCAAGGAGAAGGTGCCGGCGAGCACCGCCTCCTCGCTGCTGTTCCAGATCCCCGCGCCGCCCGTGCCGAAGGGCGTCACGAGCGTGGTCACGGCCGGCTCCTGGCTCACCGACAAGGTGTACGCCAAGACCGGCAACGCCGAGATCAACGGCTACGACCCGGCCACCGGCGCCAAGACCTGGACGATCAAGCTCCCCGGCCCGGTGTGCCAGGCCAGCCGTCACGCCACGGACTCCGACCGCTCGGCGATCATCTACGAGCCGGCCATGCCCACCAAGGCGCAGCCCTCGCACGGATGCACCCAACTCGCCGCCCTCGACCTCGACGCGGGCGTCAAGCTGTGGACCCGGACGGTCAAGTCCGGTGACCAGCAGATCAACCTCGACAACGTGACGATCAGCGGGAACACGGTCGCCGCGGGCAGCACGGGCGGTGGCGGCGCGTTCGACATCTCCACCGGCAAGGCGCTGTGGGCCCCGAAGACGGGCGACAGCTGCTACGACTCCGGCTACGGCGGCGGCGCGAAGCTGGTCGCGGTCCGCAAGTGCGGCGAGTACGGCAGCACGCGCCAGCTGCACATCCAGACCATCGACCCGAAGTCGGGGAAGGTGATCTCCGACTACAAGATGTCGCCCGGCATCGAGTACGCGAGCGTCGTCTCCACCGACCCGCTGGTCGTGGCGGCCGACGTCGGCGACTCCGCCGGTGACGGCAGCGGCATCTCGGACTTCTTCTCCGTCGACAACAAGACCGGCACGCTGCGGTCGAAGATCTCGGCCCCCGGCAAGACGTACGCGGCCCGCTGCGACGGCATCACCAGGATCGAGTACTGCTCGGGGCTTGCCGTCGGCAACGACAGGCTGTACATCCCGACGGAGGAGCACGACGGCAGCGGCGACTACAGCCGCACCAACGAGATCGTCGCCTTCGACCTGGCCACGGGCAAGCAGACGGGCCAGCGCGCGGACGCGGGCGACGGCTACACCATCACCCCGCTGCGCATGGACGGCACCAACGTCCTCGCCTACAAGCGGCCGCCTTACGACAAGGGCGGACAGATCGTCACCATCGACGGAACCTCCTTCAAGGAGACGAAGCTGATGGAGAACCCGGCGACCCAGTCCACCCGGGACGCGGAGTCGAGCATGCTCCCGGACTACGCCGAGATCCTCTACGGCGGCGGCCGGCTGTTCATGTCCCAGGTCTACGCGAACAAGCCGACCTCCGCGACGGACAAGGCGTACCTCGCGATCGCCTTCGGAACGAAGTAG
- the rsmA gene encoding 16S rRNA (adenine(1518)-N(6)/adenine(1519)-N(6))-dimethyltransferase RsmA, which produces MTSPTSDALLGPAEIRELAAVLGVRPTKQRGQNFVIDANTVRRIVRTAEVRPDDVVVEVGPGLGSLTLGLLETADRVVAVEIDDVLASALPATVEARMPRRADRFSLVHSDAMLVRELPGPPPTALVANLPYNVAVPVLLHMLDTFPSIERTLVMVQAEVADRLAAPPGSKVYGVPSVKANWYADVKRAGSIGRNVFWPAPNVDSGLVALTRRAEPIRTTATKREVFAAVDAAFAQRRKTLRAALAGWAGSAPAAEAALVAAGISPQARGESLTVEEFVRIAENRAAADGADAGNPGSQNATENEESTQP; this is translated from the coding sequence GTGACCAGCCCCACCTCCGACGCCCTCCTGGGCCCCGCCGAGATCCGCGAACTCGCGGCCGTCCTCGGCGTACGGCCCACCAAGCAGCGCGGCCAGAACTTCGTCATCGACGCGAACACGGTGCGCCGCATCGTGCGGACCGCGGAGGTGCGGCCCGACGACGTGGTCGTGGAGGTGGGCCCCGGCCTCGGCTCCCTGACGCTCGGCCTGCTGGAGACGGCGGACCGGGTCGTCGCCGTCGAGATCGACGACGTCCTCGCGAGCGCGCTCCCCGCGACCGTCGAGGCCCGCATGCCCCGGCGGGCCGACCGGTTCTCGCTGGTGCACTCGGACGCCATGCTGGTCCGGGAACTGCCGGGCCCGCCGCCGACCGCGCTGGTCGCGAACCTCCCGTACAACGTCGCCGTGCCCGTCCTGCTGCACATGCTCGACACCTTCCCGAGCATCGAGCGCACCCTCGTGATGGTCCAGGCCGAGGTCGCCGACCGGCTCGCCGCCCCGCCCGGCTCGAAGGTGTACGGCGTGCCGTCCGTGAAGGCGAACTGGTACGCCGACGTGAAGCGGGCCGGCTCCATCGGCCGCAACGTCTTCTGGCCCGCGCCCAACGTCGACAGCGGTCTCGTGGCGCTCACGCGGCGCGCCGAGCCGATCCGTACGACGGCCACGAAGCGCGAGGTGTTCGCCGCGGTGGACGCCGCCTTCGCGCAGCGCCGCAAGACACTCCGGGCCGCCCTCGCCGGGTGGGCGGGCTCCGCCCCCGCCGCCGAGGCCGCGCTCGTCGCCGCCGGGATCTCGCCGCAGGCCCGCGGTGAGTCGCTGACGGTCGAGGAGTTCGTCCGGATCGCGGAGAACCGCGCGGCGGCGGACGGCGCCGACGCCGGGAACCCCGGCAGCCAGAACGCCACCGAGAACGAGGAGTCGACCCAGCCGTGA